In Leishmania braziliensis MHOM/BR/75/M2904 complete genome, chromosome 14, the following are encoded in one genomic region:
- a CDS encoding putative DNA excision repair protein — MADDLALLQQQLGVFQDEEEMRIDVAARVVAQSSRAAFEDEERLKKSWNELEKAEHVVNELQLELNEAQLAAAQESSGLLGDAQQSKSVDPTTSSTRRVSDIRFQLHSAERALQRADAALRQTQKEVDRRQAARLAEAKQLEREEAEAEHASVVTRPAAHPKAADAAAAVRVKRATGRPVPLASSASTALPCTNTSVNGGTLAGGSLAVPSPIVTTTRVLYRVPNHLKGITHSDYSGGAVLPSLGRVQVTRADIRSKQRRYQDDSEMVHYVERITKRQRLEAVANHQRRLAAVSNRVDTPSQTLSVSIAEPAEAQVKTEGERDSQVHQVKQEPGVGDAAGGATSAAAGAPKTLVATKEAEVGEYGCRLPEARVKVETDSQKVVNEVIDVDALMEDDDDAAVAAVVTRVSTQLTDSYTHCSRTATSFMSQNSQQQQQRQRGRTGSVSSTAISESEEFVLEMEEVTLLPQARMDAAIYNRLLDYQQEGLLWLLALHSRRSGGILGDEMGLGKTIQVAAMINALHHSCMLHGPVLIVAPMTVLRQWLAELHRWAPYVRSCVMHESSGSDVTREWLLQSVQGTPAVIITTYAAMRIHLGLLLRTGFQYVILDEGHKVSNPEAGATLAAKSFTTPHRLILSGSPIQNSLKELWCLFDFVRPGLLGTMSRFIDEFETPIAQSRNACASPLSQATAVECAKALQAHIAPYLLRRLKRQVNTSLPPKYERVLRVPLTDEQLDQYLQVLCSPVVQRLFAQMGMCGSPNGGLDRDGRDCTGSLHVAGPRVNMASRRYNSSLRLASFRLMNQLRQICNHADIYAVQQGADEEDRMMLGRHGAATKSSSASATRSGQHRSFRSNNPVNLLGSGKLNALLMMLKEWQLFGHRVLIFSQTRMMLDIIENMCEQHAYRYIRMDGETNGHHRQELMDRFNEDDSIFVALLTTRVGGIGVNLIGADRVVIFDPDWNPITDVQARERAWRIGQKREVCVYRLITSGSVEEAILRRQLAKMYVTDKVLKDPELQRFFHRQDNFMESLLLGSEYESRVPVDKRYLLTAHHLHSASAGGRGGARSRDGHAAPWEYGNAVPGVDSDGSEDGIDIAESGSGNDAGSTEKQLKKERTFGILVPIKDGGGSDEVGTGRDDTRKTDGDDDDLVGILGVGNENKKTNKKVCCETQMLQDLIDRQDVSVAGHDRVAHRLARKKAEDMMRRVSSSGALTTEAMQEQQRQYSLLHAIGEKKAKEATDREEKGRYYREEMAAARKRRHE; from the coding sequence ATGGCTGACGATTTGGCGCTGTTGCAGCAACAGCTCGGCGTCTTCCAagatgaggaagagatgcGCATAgacgtggcggcgcgcgTAGTCGCTCAGTCCTCGCGAGCAGCATTCGAAGACGAGGAGCGGCTCAAGAAGAGCTGGAACGAGCTAGAAAAGGCGGAGCATGTTGTGAACGAGCTACAACTCGAGTTGAACGAGGCGCAGTTGGCGGCTGCGCAAGAATCGTCCGGGTTGCTGGGTGATGCGCAGCAGAGCAAGTCAGTCGACCCGACGACGTCGTCAACACGGCGGGTGTCTGACATTCGCTTCCAACTCCATTCAGCGGAGCGCGCGCTCCAgcgcgccgacgcagcacTTCGGCAGACTCAAAAAGAGGTCGACCGGCGTCAGGCTGCGCGACTTGCCGAAGCGAAACAGCTCGAGCGAGAGGAAGCAGAGGCAGAGCATGCGTCAGTCGTGACCCGacctgcagcgcatccgAAGGCAGccgacgccgcagcagctgtgcgtgTAAAGCGCGCCACAGGTCGACCGGTTCCTCTCGCGTCATCGGCCTCCACTGCGCTCCCGTGCACAAATACAAGTGTAAATGGCGGCACGCTGGCGGGAGGCAGCCTGGCGGTGCCATCGCCGATCGTCACAACGACGCGCGTGTTGTATCGAGTGCCGAATCACCTGAAGGGTATCACGCATAGCGACTATAGCGGTGGCGCAGTGCTTCCCTCGCTGGGCCGGGTGCAAGTAACGCGTGCGGACATCCGTtcgaagcagcgccgctacCAGGACGACTCGGAAATGGTGCACTACGTTGAACGCATCACCAAACGACAGCGactggaggcggtggcaaATCATCAGCGTCGGCTGGCAGCTGTGAGCAACCGCGTTGACACGCCTTCGCAGACACTGTCGGTCTCCATCGCAGAGCCAGCCGAGGCGCAAGTGAAGACGGAAGGTGAGCGAGACAGTCAGGTGCATCAAGTGAAGCAAGAGCCTGGCgtcggcgacgctgccgggGGCGCCAcgtcagcagccgcaggcgCACCCAAAACTCTCGTCGCCACGAAAGAGGCTGAGGTCGGCGAGTATGGTTGTCGCCTCCCGGAGGCACGAGTGAAGGTGGAGACAGACTCACAGAAAGTTGTGAACGAAGTAATCGATGTGGACGCACTCATGGaagacgacgatgacgcggcggtggcggcggtggtgaccCGGGTCTCCACCCAGCTCACTGATAGCTACACTCACTGTAGCAGGACAGCCACATCGTTCATGTCACAGaactcgcagcagcagcagcagcggcagcgggggcgcACCGGCTCTGTATCCTCGACGGCCATCTCAGAGAGCGAGGAATTCGTAttggagatggaggaggtgacgctgctgccccagGCGCGCATGGATGCCGCCATCTACAATCGCCTACTAGACTACCAACAAGAGGGGCTTCTATGGCTTCTCGCCCTGCACTCCCGCCGCTCCGGTGGTATTCTCGGTGATGAGATGGGCCTCGGCAAGACGATCCAGGTGGCGGCGATGATCAATGCTCTGCACCACTCGTGTATGCTGCATGGGCCGGTGCTGATTGTGGCACCGATGACGGTGCTTCGTCAGTggctggcggagctgcaccgctggGCCCCCTACGTGCGCTCTTGCGTCATGcacgagagcagcggcagcgacgttaCGCGCGAGTGGCTGCTGCAGTCAGTTCAAGGGACACCAGCCGTGATCATCACCACGTACGCAGCGATGCGCATACACCTCGGGCTGCTGCTACGCACGGGCTTCCAGTACGTCATTCTTGACGAGGGACACAAAGTTAGCAACCCGGAGGCTGGAGCGACACTCGCAGCGAAGTCCTTTACGACTCCGCACCGCTTGATTTTAAGCGGCAGTCCCATCCAGAACTCGCTGAAGGAGTTGTGGTGTTTGTTTGACTTTGTGCGACCCGGCCTGCTCGGCACGATGAGTCGTTTTATTGACGAGTTTGAGACGCCCATCGCGCAAAGCCGCAACGCGTGCGCGAGTCCGCTGTCTCAGGCAACCGCCGTTGAGTGTGccaaggcgctgcaggcgcacatCGCCCCGTACCTGCTTCGCCGACTAAAGCGTCAGGTGAACACGTCTCTGCCGCCCAAGTATGAGCGTGTTCTGCGCGTGCCGCTCACGGACGAGCAGCTCGACCAGTACCTGCAGGTGCTGTGCTCACCAGTGGTGCAACGGCTTTTTGCGCAGATGGGGATGTGCGGCTCGCCCAACGGTGGCCTCGACCGGGACGGACGTGATTGCACCGGCTCCCTGCATGTGGCAGGGCCTCGGGTGAACATGGCGTCTCGTCGCTACAACAGCAGCCTGCGGCTGGCGTCGTTCCGCCTCATGAACCAACTGCGGCAAATCTGTAACCACGCTGACATCTACGCAGTGCAGCAAGGGGCAGATGAGGAAGACCGCATGATGCTTGGTCGTCATGGTGCGGCGACGAAGTCATCTTCTGCTTCGGCAACACGATCTGGCCAGCATCGCTCCTTTCGCAGCAACAACCCGGTCaacctcctcggcagcgggAAGCTAAACGCCCTACTCATGATGCTGAAGGAGTGGCAGTTGTTTGGTCACCGCGTCCTCATCTTCTCGCAGACTCGCATGATGCTCGACATTATCGAGAACATGTGCGAGCAGCACGCCTACCGCTACATCCGAATGGATGGTGAGACAAACGGCCACCATCGCCAGGAACTGATGGACCGCTTCAACGAAGATGACTCCATCTTTGTCGCCTTGCTAACGACGCGCGTTGGGGGCATTGGCGTCAATCTCATCGGCGCTGATCGCGTCGTTATCTTCGACCCGGACTGGAACCCGATCACAGATGTGCAGGCGCGTGAGAGGGCCTGGCGTATTGGccagaagagagaggtgtgcgTTTACCGCCTTATCACGAGTGGcagcgtggaggaggcgatcCTGCGGCGGCAACTCGCGAAGATGTACGTGACAGACAAGGTGTTGAAGGAtccggagctgcagcgcttctTTCACAGGCAAGACAACTTCATGGAAAGCCTCCTGCTCGGTTCCGAGTACGAGAGCCGTGTGCCGGTGGACAAGCGGTACTTACTGACAGCGCATCACTTGCATAGCGCCTCGGctggcggccgcggcggcgcgcgtAGTCGTGACGGGCACGCGGCACCGTGGGAGTACGGCAATGCGGTTCCTGGCGTCGACAGTGACGGGAGTGAGGATGGGATCGACATCGCGGAGAGTGGCAGTGGCAACGACGCGGGAAGCACGGAGAAGCAGCTCAAGAAAGAGCGCACGTTCGGCATACTGGTTCCTATTAAGGATGGAGGCGGTAGTGACGAGGTCGGCACTGGACGCGACGATACGAGGAAGAcagacggcgacgacgacgatctAGTCGGCATCCTCGGCGTAGGCAACGAAAATAAGAAGACTAACAAGAAGGTGTGTTGCGAAACACAGATGCTGCAGGACCTGATAGATCGTCAGGACGTCTCCGTGGCCGGCCATGACCGCGTTGCGCACCGCCTGGCGCGCAAGAAGGCGGAGGACATGATGCGACGTGTGTCGTCGTCAGGGGCGCTCACGACGGAAGCGatgcaagagcagcagcggcagtacAGCTTGCTGCACGCGATTGGGGAaaagaaggcgaaggaggcgacagaccgagaggagaagggacGTTACTATCGTGAAgagatggcagcggcgcggaAGCGTCGGCATGAATAG
- a CDS encoding putative protein kinase, protein MPPPPSASGAAASAAAGSASPSQKPQGSTTGAVALASATSARLLRPNGEERPTVALSQNIMSVYEAINTLFYRERQLLLTAPAKYAARKYEDVSGHYLPYPGEEIAERYVVKAVIGKGSFGTVLHCIDQKYNEAVALKVIRSGPYFESQGWFEAQVVAHLNNDPALQNLVVQLRKVFLWKGHMVLVFEPLSFSLYRLITLTKYNGVSLDLTRKFAYQMIKVLLVLEQHQPPIIHCDLKPENVLLRDPSRSEVRVIDFGSACYQQQPKWNPPPAQVVLPSTSPSSCSGPPWDSTEGASCGVKPAPATGDGGGGAPQSPTTASVNAALTSGVAAPIAEEPGTAEKTGDSAPTAAAAAAVTGGGEGVDIIMPKYIQSRYYRSPEVILELGYTTAIDRWSLGCFLVEMHTGVPLFPGKNEGDMVAYFTSVLGPLPDYMIAASPKRTQLYYTCPLDPATANSSAGEATHSAGADPVGDAPPGLTPMSSAPGHATGSPFFLRAPQVEGEGATAAAAVTGNDSNSPPLSLEEILGVHKGGPRGCRAGQPGHDEAAYEVFCDFIHKLLQYDPRKRVSCQQAIQHPFLEPIRALKSRSVATQSAVTDTVCGNAEAASAPPSLLTAPQQ, encoded by the coding sequence atgccaccaccgccgtcggcatccggcgccgcagcctcagcggcagcaggatCAGCGTCACCTTCGCAGAAACCGCAAGGCTCCACGACCGGCGCCGTTGCGCTCGCCTCTGCCACCAGTGCACGACTTCTGCGGCCCAACGGCGAGGAGCGGCCGACAGTGGCGCTCTCCCAGAACATCATGTCCGTCTACGAAGCCATCAACACCCTCTTCTACCGGgagcgccagctgctgctgacggccCCCGCCAAGTACGCGGCGCGCAAGTACGAGGATGTCTCGGGGCACTACCTGCCGTACCCGGGCGAGGAAATTGCGGAGCGGTACGTGGTGAAGGCGGTCATCGGCAAGGGCAGCTTCGGCACCGTGCTCCACTGCATCGACCAAAAGTACAACGAGGCTGTCGCCCTCAAAGTCATCCGCAGCGGTCCCTACTTTGAGAGTCAGGGCTGGTTtgaggcgcaggtggtggcgcaccTAAACAACGACCCGGCGCTGCAGAACCTCGTCGTGCAGCTGCGTAAGGTGTTCTTGTGGAAAGGTCATATGGTGCTGGTCTTTGAGCCGCTCAGCTTTAGTCTCTACCGTCTCATCACGTTGACCAAGTACAACGGCGTCAGCCTCGACCTCACACGCAAGTTTGCCTACCAGATGATcaaggtgctgctggtgctaGAACAGCACCAGCCACCCATCATACACTGCGATCTGAAGCCGGAGAATGTGCTACTGCGCGACCCGAGCCGCAGCGAGGTGCGCGTGATCGACTTTGGCTCCGCGTGctaccagcagcagccaaagTGGAACCCTCCACCGGCGCAAGTGGTACTCCCCTCGACGTCGCCAAGCAGCTGCTCAGGGCCGCCGTGGGATTCGACTGAAGGCGCCAGTTGCGGGGTCAAGCCCGCCCCAGCCaccggcgacggtggcggtggcgcgccgcAGTCACCGACCACTGCATCTGTCAACGCGGCGCTGACAAGCGGCGTCGCGGCACCAATAGCTGAGGAGCCAGGAACGGCGGAGAAGACCGGTGATTCGGCtcccacggctgctgctgctgctgccgttactggcggtggcgagggTGTGGACATCATCATGCCCAAGTACATCCAGTCGCGCTACTACCGAAGCCCGGAGGTCATCCTGGAGCTTGGTTACACGACAGCGATTGACCGCTGGTCCCTAGGCTGCTTCCTTGTGGAGATGCACACGGGAGTGCCCCTCTTCCCCGGCAAAAATGAGGGGGACATGGTGGCGTACTTCACTTCCGTCCTCGGCCCGCTTCCCGACTACATGATCGCAGCAAGCCCTAAGCGGACGCAGCTATATTATACGTGTCCTTTAGATCCCGCCACCGcgaacagcagcgctggcgaggCGACTcacagcgccggcgctgaTCCAGTAGGGGATGCACCACCGGGACTCACTCCAATGTCCAGCGCACCGGGTCACGCCACAGgctcccctttctttctgcGAGCCCCGCAAGTTGAGGGCGAGGGCGCaacggccgctgctgctgtgactGGCAATGACAGCAATAGTCCGCCACTCTCTCTTGAAGAAATTCTTGGTGTGCACAAGGGCGGTCCACGCGGCTGTCGCGCAGGCCAGCCGGGACACGACGAGGCCGCCTACGAAGTATTTTGCGACTTCATCCACAAACTGCTCCAGTACGACCCACGGAAGCGCGTGAGTTGCCAGCAGGCGATCCAGCACCCTTTTCTAGAACCAATCCGGGCACTAAAATCTCGTTCCGTGGCGACACAGTCGGCAGTCACGGATACCGTGTGCGGTAACGCGGAAGCGGCTAGTGCGCCACCTTCCCTATTGACAGCGCCTCAGCAATAG
- a CDS encoding putative calpain-like cysteine peptidase, producing MSEIKYENAQPTYSGNTVVKCFKDNGNGLLFRIVNDEEHKWAFYNDTTNYNMVVKVAFGKDSKVEPIGNTTMQRDEESGEFKCELEIAPMVTEMFIEGEPNGFKISFEANPIPKA from the coding sequence ATGTCTGAGATCAAATACGAGAACGCCCAGCCCACCTACTCCGGCAACACCGTCGTGAAGTGCTTCAAGGACAACGGCAACGGTCTGCTGTTCCGCATCGTGAACGACGAGGAGCACAAGTGGGCCTTCTACAACGACACCACAAACTACAACATGGTGGTGAAGGTGGCGTTCGGCAAGGACAGCAAAGTTGAGCCGATCGGCAACACGACTATGCAGAGGGACGAGGAGTCTGGCGAGTTCAAGTGCGAGTTGGAGATCGCGCCGATGGTGACCGAGATGTTCATTGAGGGCGAGCCGAACGGCTTCAAGATCAGCTTCGAGGCGAACCCGATCCCGAAGGCGTGA
- a CDS encoding putative calpain-like cysteine peptidase, with the protein MSEIKYENAQPTYSGNTVVKCFKDNGNGLLFRIVNDEEHKWAFYNDTTNYNMVVKVAFGKDSKVEPIGNTTMQRDEESGEFKCELEIAPMMTEMFIEGEPNGFKISFEANPIPKA; encoded by the coding sequence ATGTCTGAGATCAAATACGAGAACGCCCAGCCCACCTACTCCGGCAACACCGTCGTGAAGTGCTTCAAGGACAACGGCAACGGTCTGCTGTTCCGCATCGTGAACGACGAGGAGCACAAGTGGGCCTTCTACAACGACACCACAAACTACAACATGGTGGTGAAGGTGGCGTTCGGCAAGGACAGCAAAGTTGAGCCGATCGGCAACACGACTATGCAGAGGGACGAGGAGTCTGGCGAGTTCAAGTGCGAGTTGGAGATCGCGCCGATGATGACCGAGATGTTCATTGAGGGCGAGCCGAACGGCTTCAAGATCAGCTTCGAGGCGAACCCGATCCCGAAGGCGTGA